The following are encoded in a window of Thunnus albacares chromosome 9, fThuAlb1.1, whole genome shotgun sequence genomic DNA:
- the depdc1a gene encoding DEP domain-containing protein 1A: MTSRVITPGPYRATKLWNEVTRLFRAGMPLRKHRQNFRHYSSCFTATAAVEWMHQLLRSNSNFGPDVTRQQTVQLLKKFLKNHVIEDVKGRWGTEDLEDNNTLYRFPSTSPLKPIPCPAPGSAPSSIKKRPSLRDKEGFFRFKSIKKHEKETQENVDPVLQTEEENQPTEEQQLPRRELTVEDEQDIWRDITITHLQRILGVTSLNEVLDQRHVNPQNIIYNMTKVNKHGVVTLDDKINDLPHWVLSAMKSLANWPKYDSAQPSYPGFERDVFKTVSDYFYSLPQPLLTYELYELFINVLVFCGYVTAPATHQRGKRKKPDLPSVPPPAKTSFHSTECLLLSLLRQGTCDETESPMREVLGGKLQSRRLAALRGDGQLGGSCLSLGTVGSMRPRTRSCSLETILDDSVSLTQKQLFTSNESLASCVNSNNSQGDGGAITRPRSRSDVTSVSKETLNPFENAPGGSTRNRLSLVSAARLSAAQRLRPQSVGSCLDIVIETSEEDVKETRWRSRAASCLNVHTSVDQHHSSSASRPPLLSSSSYHPHSSFSSSAVTKVQGSHATTGPGGPRPASSTSNLWSLPAPAVVRRCVSSLDVSKPPRPVSLFKPPVFVPTSNSQPPQPKPEHSLLQPQCERVAIEALQLCTLLLPPASRRKLQLLMRMMSRISQNVDMPRLHPVIGTRTLMVHTFSGCVLGSAEECDLDELLATRLVSFLMDHQQSILSVPEFLLSAINDHVQYLRTVQVPVSNVPNIDASDPVCVPMPIYAFCRQISGAEFEQQKQASSQKAMEELLEILLTDQNMSEKDRRKKLKQFQKQYPDIYSRRVPSSDRTENKTDNKPKIKPPLLNIKKTKAFSIRN, translated from the exons ATGACTTCCCGTGTTATCACCCCTGGACCGTACCGTGCCACGAAACTG TGGAATGAGGTGACTCGTCTGTTTCGGGCTGGCATGCCCCTCAGGAAACACCGCCAGAACTTTCGGCATTATTCCTCCTGCTTCACCGCCACGGCTGCCGTGGAGTGGATGCACCAGCTGCTCCGTAGCAACAGCAATTTTGGTCCTGATGTCACCAGGCAACAGACGGTGCAGCTCCTGAAGAAGTTTCTGAAGAACCATGTGATCGAAGACGTGAAGGGCCGCTGGGGCACGGAGGACCTGGAGGACAACAACACGCTGTACAG attcccctccacctctcctctgAAGCCCATTCCCTGTCCTGCTCCAGGCTCAGCTCCCAGCTCCATTAAGAAAAGACCTTCACTCAGAGACAAAGAAGGTTTCTTCAGGTTTAAGAGTATCAAGAAGCACGAGAAAGAGACACAG GAGAATGTAGACCCTGTCCTccaaacagaggaagagaatcAGCCAACAGAAGAGCAGCAGTTGCCGAGACGAGAGCTGACTGTGGAGGATGAACAGGACATCTGGAGAGACATCACCATCACCCA CCTGCAGAGGATTCTGGGTGTTACATCTCTTAATGAAGTTTTAGACCAACGTCACGTAAACCCACAAAACATCATCTATAATATGACCAAAGTCAACAAGCATGGAGTGGTCACGCTGGACGACAAGATCA ATGACCTTCCTCACTGGGTTTTGTCTGCCATGAAGAGCCTGGCCAACT GGCCAAAGTATGACAGCGCACAGCCGTCCTATCCCGGCTTTGAAAGAGATGTCTTCAAAACGGTGTCTGATTACTTCTACAGCCTTCCGCAGCCGTTACTCACATACGAACTGTATGAACTGTTTATCAATGTGCTGG TGTTTTGTGGTTATGTCACAGCGCCCGCAACACACCAGCGTGGGAAACGCAAGAAGCCTGACCTTCCCTCAGTGCCCCCTCCAGCCAAGACATCATTTCACTCCACAGAGTGTCTCCTCCTGTCGCTGCTCAGACAGGGAACATGCGATGAGACAGAATCGCCCATGAGAGAGGTGCTTGGAGGGAAACTTCAGTCACGACGGCTGGCGGCGCTGAGAGGTGACGGTCAGTTAGGAGGCAGCTGCTTGAGCCTGGGTACAGTCGGCTCTATGAGGCCCCGAACTAGGAGCTGCTCACTGGAAACAATCCTAGATGACTCTGTCAGTCTCACCCAAAAACAGCTGTTCACGTCCAACGAGAGCCTGGCGTCCTGTGTCAATAGCAACAATAGCCAGGGCGACGGCGGTGCCATCACGAGACCCCGCAGTCGTTCAGACGTTACATCTGTATCCAAAGAAACTTTAAATCCTTTTGAAAACGCTCCAGGAGGTTCCACCAGAAACAGACTGTCTTTAGTTTCTGCGGCAAGACTGTCGGCAGCACAGAGGTTGCGGCCACAGAGTGTCGGCAGCTGTCTGGACATCGTCATTGAGACCAGTGAAGAAGATGTTAAAGAGACCAGGTGGCGGAGCCGAGCAGCCAGCTGCCTTAACGTACACACCTCCGTAGACCAGCATCACTCCTCCTCAGCTTCACGTCCTCCCTtgttgtcttcttcttcctaTCATCCtcactcctccttctcttcatcTGCTGTAACCAAAGTACAAGGGTCTCATGCTACTACAGGACCTGGTGGGCCCAGACCCGCCTCCAGTACCTCTAATCTTTGGTCCCTCCCTGCCCCTGCTGTTGTCCGGCGCTGCGTCAGCTCTCTGGATGTGTCCAAGCCGCCTCGACCTGTTTCACTGTTCAAACCGCCTGTCTTTGTGCCCACCAGCAACTCCCAGCCCCCCCAACCCAAACCTGAGCACA gtcTTCTCCAGCCTCAGTGCGAGCGTGTGGCCATTGAGGCCCTGCAGCTGtgcaccctcctcctcccacctgCCTCTCGCAGGAAGTTGCAGCTCCTCATGAGGATGATGTCTCGCATCAGCCAGAACGTGGACATGCCGCGTCTCCACCCCGTCATCGGCACCCGAACACTG ATGGTTCACACGTTTTCAGGCTGCGTTTTGGGCAGCGCTGAGGAGTGTGATCTGGACGAGCTGTTAGCTACCAGACTGGTGTCGTTTCTAATGGACCATCAGCAAAGCATCCTCTCAGTCCCAGAGTTCCTGCTGAGTGCTATCAATGACCACGTACAGTATCTGCGCACGGTACAG GTTCCAGTCAGCAATGTTCCTAATATCGATGCCAGTGACCCAGTTTGCGTTCCAATGCCCATCTACGCGTTCTGCCGTCAGATTAGCGGCGCTGAGTTTGAACAGCAAAAGCAAGCGTCTTCCCAGAAGGCCATGGAGGAGTTACTGGAGATCCTGCTGACAGACCAAAACATGAGCGAGAA